A genome region from Saccharicrinis carchari includes the following:
- a CDS encoding glycosyltransferase, producing the protein MKKQLKYLVCPLNWGLGHASRMIPVVNDLLKQGNKVILGGDGDALRLMSNEFPDLQTVSIPDVEVRLGHKTICWSLLGLVPKMIYSSFREHCILKRLIKCTAIDVVIADNRYGLWNKKIKSIFVTHQLMLKLPKALKILEYPVHLLIKMAVARFDTCWVPDYADRQNSLSGDLSHKYALPRNTTFIGPLSRFAQAKQVSTDRSFKVVAVLSGPEPLRSELEEELRAVLSHSHASALIVQGKPSERKQYTTVGNITSVPHLDTLELRAILKKAHTVICRSGYSSIMDLEYFKSKAILIPTPGQTEQEYLALHLTHKHLTINQTDVKVQLINYL; encoded by the coding sequence TTGAAAAAACAGCTAAAATATTTGGTTTGCCCCTTAAATTGGGGCTTGGGACATGCCAGCAGAATGATACCCGTAGTTAACGATTTGTTAAAGCAAGGGAATAAGGTTATTCTGGGGGGGGATGGGGACGCACTTCGCCTCATGTCAAATGAGTTTCCGGATTTGCAAACGGTTAGCATCCCCGATGTTGAAGTGCGTCTGGGACACAAGACCATATGCTGGAGTCTTTTGGGCTTGGTGCCAAAAATGATATACTCATCCTTCCGCGAGCACTGCATTCTAAAACGCCTAATAAAGTGTACAGCCATAGATGTGGTAATAGCTGACAACAGGTATGGGCTGTGGAATAAAAAGATAAAATCGATTTTTGTAACGCATCAATTGATGCTAAAATTACCCAAAGCCTTAAAAATATTAGAATATCCGGTTCATCTGCTCATTAAAATGGCCGTTGCACGTTTTGATACTTGCTGGGTGCCTGATTATGCCGATAGGCAGAACTCCCTCAGTGGCGATTTAAGTCATAAGTACGCATTGCCACGCAATACAACTTTTATTGGCCCACTCAGCCGATTTGCACAGGCTAAACAGGTGAGTACAGACCGCAGCTTTAAGGTAGTTGCTGTACTATCTGGTCCTGAACCTTTACGCAGTGAGCTGGAGGAGGAATTGAGGGCGGTACTTTCGCACAGCCATGCATCTGCCCTTATTGTTCAGGGAAAACCCTCAGAAAGAAAACAATACACAACAGTTGGAAACATCACCTCGGTACCTCATTTGGATACTTTAGAGCTTCGGGCAATTTTAAAAAAAGCACACACAGTCATCTGCCGCTCAGGCTATAGCTCCATCATGGATTTGGAATATTTTAAAAGCAAAGCAATCCTTATTCCTACTCCCGGTCAAACCGAACAGGAGTATCTGGCCCTACATTTAACCCATAAACACCTTACAATCAATCAAACAGATGTAAAAGTGCAGTTGATTAATTATTTGTAG
- a CDS encoding radical SAM protein: MSTFLFDKIIFGPVKSRRLGVSLGVNLLPVNKKICTYDCIYCECGFNGDHAAAIPQMPKREEVKYELEKVLKDMQRKGKAPNVITFAGNGEPTIHKDFAAIIEDTIALRNSYSPQARIAVLSNATMTHKPSVFEALKKVDDNILKLDSGLEETIRLLDKPQSAFTLSGLVDNLRKFDGQLIIQTMFVQGHYNGREVDNTTNENVDPWLNLLKDIRPKSVMIYTIERDTPVEGLIKVPLQVLKQIARKVEELGIPTQVSG, encoded by the coding sequence ATGTCAACTTTCCTTTTCGATAAAATAATATTTGGGCCGGTAAAAAGTCGCCGGCTGGGTGTTTCGTTGGGAGTGAATTTACTACCCGTTAACAAAAAAATATGTACCTACGATTGCATTTATTGCGAATGTGGCTTTAATGGCGACCATGCCGCAGCCATACCTCAAATGCCCAAGCGCGAAGAGGTAAAGTACGAATTGGAGAAAGTGCTAAAGGATATGCAACGTAAGGGCAAAGCACCCAATGTGATTACTTTTGCGGGCAATGGGGAGCCTACTATCCACAAAGATTTTGCTGCTATCATCGAGGATACCATAGCCCTGCGTAACTCCTATTCTCCGCAGGCCCGAATAGCCGTCCTTTCTAATGCTACCATGACCCACAAACCATCAGTTTTTGAGGCACTGAAAAAAGTGGACGACAATATTCTTAAATTGGACTCCGGACTTGAAGAAACAATTCGTTTGCTGGATAAACCACAGTCGGCTTTTACCTTAAGTGGGCTGGTGGACAACCTACGCAAGTTTGACGGACAGCTGATAATACAAACCATGTTTGTTCAAGGGCATTATAATGGTCGCGAAGTGGATAATACCACCAACGAAAATGTTGACCCCTGGCTTAATTTGTTAAAAGATATAAGGCCTAAGAGTGTGATGATATACACAATTGAGCGCGACACGCCTGTAGAAGGATTAATTAAAGTTCCGTTACAAGTGCTCAAGCAAATTGCCCGTAAGGTTGAGGAGTTAGGTATTCCTACGCAAGTATCCGGTTAA
- a CDS encoding DNA polymerase III subunit translates to MLFKQVVGQEDTKRRLLRMVQENRVSHSLLFTGPEGNGKLALAIAFAQYLNCLNPTETDSCGACSSCKKYAKLVHPDLHFVFPVIKSNSASNPVSDTFIAPWRQLVNQSPYFDLPTWLNCIRKEGDNKQGAIFTAESSEIIRKLSLKTFEGRHKVMIVWLPEKMNDTTSNKLLKILEEPSHGTVFILVSNKPDDMIGTILSRTQQLKIPAFEQVDIENYLIDKFDISQKEAVGAAKVANGNLIYGRQQVEMSEENEFFFDRFITMMRHSYSRKVSDLLKWVEEMSRQPRERQRNFLNYAINMIRENYIMNFKQDDIVYLTPHQLEWSKKFSPFINDKNAMTIAEDFALADSHIGQNGNSKIVLFDLGLKLIISIKEGN, encoded by the coding sequence ATGTTGTTTAAACAAGTTGTAGGACAGGAAGATACAAAACGGAGGCTCCTGCGGATGGTGCAGGAAAACCGGGTGAGCCATTCCTTACTGTTTACAGGCCCCGAGGGCAACGGAAAATTGGCATTGGCCATTGCTTTTGCCCAATATTTAAATTGCCTGAACCCCACAGAAACTGATTCGTGTGGCGCATGTTCGTCCTGTAAAAAATATGCTAAACTGGTACACCCCGACCTTCATTTTGTATTCCCCGTTATTAAAAGCAATTCGGCAAGCAACCCGGTAAGCGATACTTTTATTGCGCCATGGCGGCAACTGGTCAATCAATCGCCCTATTTTGACTTACCCACCTGGCTAAACTGCATACGCAAAGAAGGCGACAATAAACAGGGCGCCATCTTTACAGCTGAAAGCTCGGAGATTATCCGCAAGTTAAGTCTTAAAACTTTTGAAGGCAGGCACAAAGTGATGATTGTATGGCTGCCCGAAAAAATGAATGATACCACCTCCAACAAGCTGCTTAAAATACTGGAGGAACCTTCGCATGGTACTGTTTTTATACTGGTTTCGAACAAGCCGGACGATATGATAGGTACCATTCTCTCACGTACCCAGCAATTAAAAATACCCGCCTTCGAACAAGTCGATATAGAAAACTACCTGATTGACAAATTCGATATTTCGCAGAAAGAAGCAGTGGGGGCTGCAAAAGTGGCCAATGGCAATCTGATTTATGGACGCCAGCAAGTAGAGATGAGCGAAGAGAACGAGTTTTTCTTTGATCGATTTATTACCATGATGCGGCACAGCTACAGTCGCAAAGTAAGCGACCTGCTCAAATGGGTAGAAGAAATGAGTCGCCAGCCGCGAGAAAGACAGCGTAATTTTTTAAATTACGCCATTAACATGATACGCGAAAATTATATCATGAACTTTAAACAAGATGATATTGTTTATCTCACTCCTCATCAACTGGAGTGGTCGAAAAAATTTTCGCCTTTTATTAATGATAAAAATGCGATGACGATTGCCGAAGATTTTGCTTTGGCCGACTCGCACATAGGACAGAACGGGAACAGCAAAATTGTCCTGTTCGATTTGGGGCTCAAATTGATCATTTCGATTAAGGAGGGCAATTAA
- a CDS encoding PSP1 domain-containing protein: MEEVQSKCSTCSDRCGKLDVFDWLADLPDSGNVSDIVEVQFKNTRKGYYRNSNGLHLLKGDVVAVEASPGHDIGTVACTGEIAVMQMKKNRLNIKDYEFFRVYRHARPVDFEKWEEAKKLEHETMIESRRISLNLNLNMKIGDVEYQGDKTKAIFYYIADERVDFRQLIKVLADRFKVRIEMRQIGARQEAGRIGGIGPCGRELCCSTWITNFVSVTTNAARYQEISLNPQKLAGQCGKLKCCLNYELDAYIDAQKDFPRTNIPLETKDSTYYHFKTDIFKRLMWYSTDRHMAANLTELSVDRVKEVIRLNRKATKPETLLDKKVNAALKETKALDYENVVGEDSISRFDEPKKQGDNRNRKKRKKKSNTRNTSRNNPRNNPRNKNRDNNAKN; encoded by the coding sequence ATGGAAGAAGTACAGTCAAAGTGTAGCACATGCTCTGACCGGTGCGGCAAATTAGATGTTTTTGATTGGTTGGCCGATTTACCCGACAGTGGCAATGTTTCAGATATAGTAGAAGTTCAGTTTAAAAACACACGCAAAGGTTATTACAGAAACAGCAATGGATTACACCTGCTAAAAGGCGATGTGGTGGCCGTGGAAGCCTCACCGGGTCACGATATTGGAACGGTAGCCTGCACCGGAGAAATTGCCGTGATGCAAATGAAGAAAAATCGTTTAAACATAAAGGACTACGAATTTTTTAGAGTGTACAGGCATGCCCGACCAGTTGATTTTGAAAAATGGGAAGAGGCAAAGAAACTGGAGCACGAAACAATGATTGAGAGCCGTCGTATTTCCCTGAACCTCAACCTAAATATGAAGATTGGGGATGTGGAATACCAGGGCGATAAAACCAAGGCCATTTTTTATTATATCGCCGACGAAAGGGTGGATTTTCGTCAACTGATAAAGGTACTGGCCGACAGGTTTAAAGTACGTATTGAAATGCGCCAAATAGGTGCGCGGCAAGAGGCAGGCCGTATAGGAGGTATAGGCCCTTGCGGTCGCGAACTCTGCTGCTCTACATGGATCACTAATTTTGTTTCGGTAACCACTAATGCAGCGCGTTACCAGGAAATATCGCTGAACCCTCAAAAATTAGCTGGACAATGCGGAAAGCTGAAGTGCTGCTTAAACTATGAGCTGGACGCTTACATCGATGCCCAAAAAGATTTTCCGCGTACAAACATCCCACTCGAAACAAAGGACAGTACTTATTATCATTTTAAAACTGATATATTTAAGCGATTGATGTGGTATTCCACTGACAGACACATGGCTGCTAACCTTACAGAGCTTTCGGTAGATCGTGTTAAAGAGGTGATACGTTTAAACCGCAAAGCAACAAAACCCGAAACATTATTGGATAAGAAGGTAAATGCAGCACTTAAAGAGACGAAAGCTTTAGATTACGAGAATGTGGTGGGCGAAGATAGCATATCGCGCTTTGATGAACCAAAAAAGCAAGGGGATAACAGAAACAGGAAAAAACGTAAAAAAAAGTCAAACACCAGAAATACCAGTAGAAACAACCCCAGGAATAATCCCAGAAATAAAAATAGGGACAACAATGCAAAAAATTAA
- a CDS encoding gliding motility lipoprotein GldH, whose translation MQKINLAIFCAFISLTGLLSCGPNMVYENTVPLPPTGWHKDTVAVFKSNVTDLNKSYHLLLEVENTDAYSYSNIWFFVDAISPSGHVQRDTVDCPLANDAGQWYGKNSWGSKVFSSMHPYKLNIRFPETGVYKYYVVQGMRDTVLSGVAGVGIKMMEVE comes from the coding sequence ATGCAAAAAATTAATTTAGCGATATTCTGCGCATTTATTTCGCTGACAGGCCTGTTATCGTGCGGGCCAAACATGGTTTACGAAAATACCGTACCCCTACCACCAACGGGATGGCATAAGGATACCGTGGCGGTTTTTAAAAGTAATGTTACCGATTTAAATAAGTCCTATCATCTATTGCTGGAGGTTGAAAATACCGATGCCTATAGCTATAGCAACATATGGTTTTTTGTAGACGCCATTTCGCCATCGGGACATGTACAACGCGATACAGTAGATTGCCCACTGGCAAATGATGCCGGACAATGGTATGGTAAAAACAGTTGGGGGTCAAAAGTATTCTCGAGCATGCACCCTTATAAACTGAACATACGTTTTCCGGAAACCGGCGTGTACAAGTATTACGTGGTACAAGGGATGCGTGATACTGTTTTATCAGGTGTGGCCGGTGTAGGTATAAAAATGATGGAGGTGGAATAA
- the trmB gene encoding tRNA (guanosine(46)-N7)-methyltransferase TrmB, with protein sequence MGKNKLYKFAKLETYAHVFQAKFDEANREDFYLKGKWNKSFFKNDNPIVLELGCGKGEYTVGMGELFPDKNFIGIDIKGARIYTGATQALKKGMDNVAFIRAKIELITSFFAQGEIDEIWITFPDPQMKKTRKRLTSVRFLNYYRQLLQPGGIIHLKTDSKFLYTYSNAVVKENGLKEEVNTTDLYNSDAVDKVLAIKTFYESQFHEQGIPIKYIRFSIPPGKELIEPDIEIEFDEYRSYNRGSKMPEEAKTPKANSPYGGR encoded by the coding sequence ATGGGTAAAAACAAACTATATAAGTTTGCGAAGTTAGAAACTTACGCACATGTATTTCAGGCTAAATTTGATGAGGCCAACAGGGAAGACTTTTATTTGAAAGGCAAATGGAACAAGTCCTTCTTTAAAAACGACAACCCTATTGTGCTTGAGCTGGGCTGTGGGAAAGGTGAATATACGGTAGGGATGGGCGAATTGTTTCCCGACAAAAATTTTATTGGTATAGATATAAAAGGTGCCCGAATTTATACCGGAGCCACCCAGGCTTTAAAAAAAGGCATGGACAATGTGGCCTTTATTCGAGCTAAAATTGAATTGATTACTTCCTTTTTTGCCCAGGGCGAAATTGATGAAATCTGGATTACCTTTCCCGATCCGCAAATGAAGAAAACGCGTAAGCGTTTAACTTCGGTTCGCTTCCTGAATTATTACAGGCAACTGCTACAACCCGGTGGCATTATCCACCTTAAAACCGACAGTAAGTTTTTATACACCTACAGCAATGCGGTAGTTAAAGAGAACGGACTAAAGGAAGAAGTAAACACAACAGATTTATACAATAGTGATGCAGTAGATAAAGTGCTGGCCATTAAAACATTTTACGAGTCGCAGTTCCACGAACAAGGCATCCCCATTAAGTACATTCGCTTTTCCATCCCCCCGGGAAAAGAATTAATCGAACCCGATATCGAAATTGAGTTCGACGAGTACAGAAGTTATAACCGGGGAAGTAAAATGCCGGAAGAAGCTAAGACCCCAAAAGCTAACAGCCCCTATGGTGGAAGGTGA
- a CDS encoding MGMT family protein, whose protein sequence is MVEGDFFKQVHQVVQLIPYGRVTSYGAIASYLGSAGAARMVGWALHKSGASAKPIPAHRVLNRNGLLSGKAAFPGENIMQQLLESEGLTVVNNQVKDFEKYFWDPKELDDL, encoded by the coding sequence ATGGTGGAAGGTGATTTTTTTAAGCAAGTACATCAGGTGGTCCAACTAATTCCTTACGGCCGAGTAACATCGTACGGAGCCATCGCCAGCTACCTGGGATCGGCCGGAGCAGCCCGGATGGTGGGTTGGGCCTTGCACAAAAGTGGTGCTTCGGCCAAACCTATCCCTGCCCACCGCGTACTCAACCGGAATGGGCTGCTAAGCGGCAAGGCAGCCTTCCCCGGCGAAAACATCATGCAGCAATTGCTTGAAAGTGAAGGGCTTACCGTCGTAAATAATCAGGTGAAGGATTTTGAAAAATATTTTTGGGATCCAAAGGAACTGGATGACTTGTAA
- the tal gene encoding transaldolase, with protein MNALEQLKKMTTVVADTSDFESMKSFKPQDATTNPSLILKATGISQYRPLISEAVKYAQNKADVPDQQLSLAMDKVAVNFGTEILKIVPGRVSTEVDARLSFDTEGSIAKAREIIDLYEIGGIPRSKVLVKLASTWEGILAAGELEKEGIHCNLTLLFSLAQAVACAQVGVQLISPFVGRIYDWYKKERGLDHIEPKDDPGVLSLTEIYNYYKKFAYDTEVMGASFRNIGEILEVAGCDLLTISPHLMKQLEDCSSPVSEKLSVAAAQKKEIKKIEMNELRFRWMMNEDAMATEKLAEGIRNFAADTLKLENRIKEMLEI; from the coding sequence ATGAATGCATTGGAACAGCTAAAAAAAATGACCACGGTAGTAGCCGATACCAGTGATTTTGAAAGCATGAAATCGTTTAAACCCCAGGACGCTACTACCAACCCATCACTCATTCTTAAAGCAACCGGCATTTCTCAATATCGGCCTTTAATAAGCGAAGCCGTTAAATATGCGCAAAATAAGGCCGATGTGCCCGATCAACAGCTTAGCCTTGCTATGGATAAGGTTGCCGTTAACTTTGGCACAGAGATATTAAAGATTGTTCCGGGAAGGGTATCTACCGAAGTGGATGCCAGATTAAGCTTTGATACGGAGGGTAGCATAGCAAAGGCACGCGAGATAATTGACCTGTATGAGATTGGGGGTATACCCCGAAGCAAGGTACTGGTGAAGTTAGCCTCCACCTGGGAGGGGATCCTAGCCGCCGGTGAGCTTGAAAAGGAGGGCATACATTGCAACCTCACGCTTCTGTTCAGTTTGGCACAAGCCGTAGCATGTGCCCAGGTAGGGGTACAGCTCATATCCCCATTTGTAGGGAGGATTTACGATTGGTATAAAAAAGAAAGGGGCCTTGATCATATCGAACCCAAGGACGATCCGGGTGTTTTGTCGCTTACGGAAATATACAACTACTACAAAAAATTTGCCTACGATACTGAAGTGATGGGAGCCAGCTTCCGAAATATTGGCGAAATACTTGAGGTGGCTGGTTGCGACTTGTTAACTATTTCTCCCCATTTAATGAAGCAGTTGGAGGACTGTTCCTCACCTGTTTCCGAAAAGCTTTCAGTTGCAGCTGCACAAAAAAAGGAAATAAAAAAAATAGAGATGAACGAGCTCCGCTTTAGGTGGATGATGAACGAAGATGCCATGGCCACCGAAAAACTGGCAGAGGGCATCCGGAACTTTGCAGCGGATACGCTTAAGCTCGAAAATAGGATTAAAGAGATGTTGGAGATTTAG
- a CDS encoding acyl-CoA carboxylase subunit beta yields MQSLKDKYKLYEDKNRAAEQGGGKSRTDKQHSAGKLTARERIAVFLDRGTFVELDKMITHRCVNFGMEKQHIPGDGVVSGYGKVDGRLVYVFAQDFTVFGGSLSITNAKKIIKVHQLALKMGAPLIGLNDSGGARIQEGVQSLAGYGDIFYLNVKASGVIPQISAIMGPCAGGAVYSPALTDFIFMVQNSSYMFVTGPEVIKTVTHEDVSKESLGGAVTHNAKSGVAHFVGDDDEHTLLMIRELLSFLPSNNMEETPIVPTGDKSDREEEKLQELIPSDSSKAYNMLELITAVVDDRHFFEVMPLYSKNMITGFARFNGRSVGIVANQPAFLAGVLDIDSSVKAARFVRFCDSFNIPVVTFVDVPGFLPGITQEHGGIIKHGAKLLYAYAEATVPKITVITRKAYGGAYDVMSSKHLMADVNLAFPTAEIAVMGPEGAVNIIFRNEAKEERAQKVEDYRENFANPYRAAELGYIDEIIMPRETRKKVIQALDMTQNKSEANPPKKHGNMPL; encoded by the coding sequence ATGCAATCATTAAAGGATAAATATAAACTGTATGAAGATAAAAACAGAGCGGCAGAGCAGGGAGGCGGAAAATCGCGAACCGATAAACAGCATAGTGCAGGCAAACTTACTGCACGGGAGCGCATAGCCGTTTTCTTGGATCGGGGTACCTTTGTTGAGCTGGACAAGATGATAACCCATAGATGTGTTAACTTTGGTATGGAAAAACAGCATATACCCGGCGATGGTGTAGTGAGTGGATACGGAAAAGTGGATGGGCGTTTGGTGTACGTTTTTGCTCAGGATTTTACCGTTTTTGGTGGGTCGTTGAGCATTACCAATGCCAAAAAAATTATAAAGGTTCATCAGCTGGCCCTCAAGATGGGTGCCCCGCTAATTGGTCTTAACGATTCCGGGGGTGCCAGGATTCAGGAAGGAGTGCAAAGCTTGGCGGGCTACGGCGACATTTTTTATCTTAACGTGAAAGCTTCGGGCGTAATACCCCAAATATCGGCCATTATGGGGCCCTGCGCAGGCGGAGCCGTGTACTCACCTGCCCTAACCGATTTTATTTTTATGGTGCAAAACTCGAGTTACATGTTTGTTACCGGGCCTGAGGTTATAAAAACCGTTACACACGAAGATGTGAGCAAGGAAAGTCTGGGTGGGGCGGTAACCCACAACGCAAAAAGCGGTGTAGCCCACTTTGTGGGTGATGATGACGAACATACCCTTTTAATGATACGTGAGTTGCTCAGCTTTCTTCCCAGCAATAACATGGAAGAAACGCCTATTGTGCCTACCGGTGATAAAAGCGACAGGGAGGAAGAGAAGCTTCAGGAATTGATTCCTTCGGATTCCAGCAAAGCATACAACATGCTGGAGCTAATAACCGCCGTGGTGGACGACAGGCATTTTTTTGAGGTGATGCCACTTTACTCAAAAAATATGATTACCGGATTTGCTCGTTTCAACGGTCGATCGGTAGGTATTGTGGCCAACCAGCCGGCTTTTTTGGCAGGAGTGCTCGATATTGATTCCAGTGTAAAGGCAGCACGTTTTGTGCGTTTTTGCGATTCGTTTAATATCCCTGTGGTTACCTTTGTGGATGTACCCGGGTTTTTACCCGGCATAACGCAAGAGCATGGTGGTATTATTAAACACGGTGCCAAGCTATTGTATGCCTATGCCGAAGCAACCGTGCCTAAAATAACGGTGATTACCCGTAAAGCCTATGGAGGAGCTTATGATGTAATGTCGAGCAAGCATTTGATGGCTGATGTTAACCTGGCTTTTCCCACGGCCGAAATTGCCGTTATGGGACCCGAGGGAGCAGTAAATATAATTTTTCGGAATGAGGCCAAAGAGGAAAGAGCCCAAAAGGTGGAGGATTACAGAGAGAATTTTGCCAATCCTTATCGGGCTGCCGAATTGGGTTATATAGACGAAATAATTATGCCGCGCGAAACCCGTAAAAAAGTCATACAGGCTTTGGATATGACGCAAAATAAAAGTGAAGCAAATCCACCTAAAAAACATGGTAACATGCCGTTATAA
- a CDS encoding biotin/lipoyl-containing protein, translating into MPLELKVKDRKVKIEVLKQEGCIYHVLIDGKAYSLDVLQVESSVYSILHNGTSINLEMIEDNHPNHYKVNTRNDQFKVEVIDPSTRYNVASRNNAKSSDREIISPMPGRIVRIMVSVGSFINEGDTALVVSAMKMESEFKAPISGIVRKINVAEGDTVDGGITLVEIDPQE; encoded by the coding sequence ATGCCTTTAGAATTAAAAGTTAAAGACAGAAAAGTAAAAATTGAGGTACTAAAACAAGAAGGCTGTATTTACCATGTGCTTATCGATGGTAAAGCGTATAGCCTTGATGTGTTGCAGGTTGAGTCGTCGGTTTATTCTATACTGCACAATGGAACTTCTATCAATCTGGAGATGATTGAGGACAATCACCCCAACCATTACAAAGTGAATACCCGTAACGATCAGTTTAAAGTGGAGGTCATCGACCCTTCTACCCGGTATAACGTGGCTTCGCGCAATAATGCTAAAAGCAGCGATCGGGAGATTATTTCGCCTATGCCGGGCCGCATTGTACGCATTATGGTTAGTGTGGGCAGCTTTATAAATGAGGGAGATACCGCTCTTGTAGTTTCGGCCATGAAAATGGAAAGCGAATTTAAAGCGCCTATATCGGGCATAGTGCGTAAAATTAATGTTGCGGAGGGCGATACCGTAGATGGCGGCATAACGCTGGTGGAAATTGACCCGCAAGAATAA
- the accC gene encoding acetyl-CoA carboxylase biotin carboxylase subunit, with protein sequence MIKKILVANRGEIAVRIMRSCREMGIRSVAVFSEADRTSMHVRYADEAYCIGASPSNESYLKIDAILKVAKETKADAIHPGYGFLSENADFAREVLGMGIIFIGPGPQAILDMGDKVTARKLMQRSGVPVVPGTEKPLSKTKDLTSVAKEIGYPIMIKASAGGGGKGMRLVTDESQLQSSFDMAQSEALSSFGNDTVYIEKYIESPHHIEFQILADQYGNTIHLFERECSVQRRHQKVVEETPSPHMTPELRLKMGQYAIKAAQSVNYVGAGTIEFLVDDKHNFYFLEMNTRLQVEHPITERVTGIDIVKEQIRIADGNPLSYTQDQVLMHGHAIECRIYAEDPKNNFMPNPGVIKHITEPLGLGVRTDGYVYKGYEIPIFYDPMISKLIIWAKTRNEAIDRMKRALYEYKITGVKTSIPFLEKIMETPDFRNGTYDTHFIEKNKPYLHIEEPCDYESQDIAMFVAYLDFMKKQEYKVRDNVTNKPSPWKEFGKKRNMLRF encoded by the coding sequence ATGATTAAAAAAATTTTAGTGGCCAACCGGGGCGAAATAGCAGTGCGTATTATGCGATCGTGCCGCGAAATGGGTATTAGATCCGTGGCGGTATTTTCCGAAGCCGACCGTACTTCTATGCACGTAAGATATGCGGATGAAGCCTATTGTATTGGTGCCTCGCCTTCAAACGAAAGCTATTTAAAAATAGATGCTATTTTAAAGGTAGCAAAGGAAACCAAGGCTGACGCCATACATCCGGGTTACGGGTTTTTATCCGAAAACGCAGATTTTGCCCGGGAAGTTTTGGGTATGGGAATCATTTTTATAGGCCCGGGGCCCCAGGCCATTCTGGATATGGGAGATAAAGTTACAGCCCGTAAACTAATGCAGCGTTCCGGTGTGCCTGTTGTTCCCGGAACCGAAAAGCCGTTGTCAAAGACCAAGGATTTAACTTCTGTTGCCAAAGAGATTGGTTATCCCATTATGATAAAAGCGTCGGCCGGTGGTGGCGGTAAAGGTATGCGGTTGGTAACGGACGAGTCGCAACTTCAGTCCTCCTTCGATATGGCCCAATCCGAAGCCTTGTCTTCGTTTGGTAACGACACGGTTTACATCGAAAAATACATCGAATCACCCCACCATATCGAGTTTCAGATTTTAGCCGACCAATATGGCAATACCATCCATCTCTTTGAACGCGAGTGTTCCGTGCAACGGAGGCATCAAAAAGTGGTGGAGGAAACGCCATCGCCCCACATGACCCCCGAGCTGCGACTTAAAATGGGTCAGTATGCCATTAAAGCTGCCCAATCGGTTAACTACGTAGGTGCCGGAACCATTGAGTTTTTGGTAGACGATAAGCATAATTTCTACTTTTTGGAGATGAACACCCGCTTGCAGGTGGAGCATCCCATTACAGAGCGAGTAACTGGTATTGATATCGTAAAGGAGCAAATAAGGATAGCCGATGGCAATCCGCTAAGTTATACACAGGATCAGGTGCTTATGCATGGTCATGCTATTGAGTGCCGTATTTATGCCGAAGATCCGAAAAATAACTTTATGCCTAACCCGGGCGTGATAAAGCATATTACAGAACCCTTGGGCTTGGGGGTGCGAACAGACGGTTACGTTTATAAAGGATATGAAATTCCTATCTTCTACGACCCCATGATATCCAAGCTTATCATTTGGGCTAAAACACGCAACGAAGCTATCGACCGGATGAAAAGGGCGTTGTACGAATACAAAATTACCGGCGTAAAAACATCCATCCCCTTTTTGGAAAAGATTATGGAAACCCCGGATTTCAGAAATGGTACCTACGATACGCACTTTATCGAAAAAAACAAGCCATATCTGCATATAGAGGAACCATGCGATTACGAATCGCAGGATATTGCCATGTTTGTAGCTTACCTGGACTTTATGAAAAAGCAGGAATATAAAGTGCGCGACAACGTGACCAATAAGCCGTCGCCATGGAAAGAATTCGGTAAAAAAAGAAATATGCTTAGATTTTAA